A genomic region of Candidatus Kapaibacterium sp. contains the following coding sequences:
- a CDS encoding DUF1573 domain-containing protein → MKKSIIIFAALILSSVVIMAQPKIEIVGGTTKNWGTVAPADSPLKYDLIVKNSGNQNLKISNVRPTCGCTTAPLEKDELKPNESTKISITFNVSQNSGPVQKQIMVYSNDPVNPSINYTLMAEVVRPLTVSPSNHLSFRDLVVGSVGESTLKIKNTSNRNITMTDFKTTPSELTINLSGKKRLRPGEEIELKAKVLPLKTGNLNTRISIKTDHPDFPQLEIHGFGRVGESPIFNNR, encoded by the coding sequence ATGAAAAAAAGTATAATTATATTCGCTGCCTTGATTTTATCAAGTGTTGTGATAATGGCTCAACCAAAAATTGAAATCGTAGGTGGGACGACTAAAAACTGGGGTACAGTTGCTCCGGCAGATAGTCCGCTTAAATACGACTTAATTGTCAAAAATTCAGGTAATCAAAATCTTAAAATTTCGAATGTTAGACCTACATGCGGTTGTACAACCGCTCCTCTTGAAAAAGATGAACTAAAACCAAATGAAAGTACTAAAATTTCTATCACTTTCAATGTAAGTCAAAATTCGGGTCCTGTTCAAAAACAAATTATGGTATATTCCAATGACCCGGTCAATCCAAGCATTAATTACACATTGATGGCTGAAGTAGTCAGACCATTAACAGTTTCTCCATCAAATCATTTGTCATTCAGAGATTTAGTCGTGGGTTCAGTTGGCGAATCAACGCTCAAAATCAAAAACACTTCAAATCGCAATATCACAATGACTGATTTCAAAACTACTCCTTCGGAATTGACGATTAATTTGAGTGGAAAAAAAAGATTACGTCCCGGCGAGGAAATTGAACTTAAAGCTAAAGTTTTACCTCTGAAAACAGGAAATCTTAATACCAGAATAAGCATCAAAACAGACCATCCGGATTTTCCGCAACTTGAGATTCATGGTTTTGGGCGTGTTGGCGAATCGCCAATATTTAACAATAGATAA
- a CDS encoding TraR/DksA C4-type zinc finger protein: MVLTPEQIIEITAIINQEIEQLKSNITHLEEATKPITLDNSIGRLTRMDAIGGKGVNDSLLENNRMRMIALEKALLRIDTPFYGKCKNCRGPIAYNRLKAIPEATHCSNCNT, translated from the coding sequence TTGGTTTTAACACCGGAACAAATAATCGAAATCACTGCTATTATTAATCAAGAAATTGAGCAATTGAAATCGAACATCACTCATCTCGAAGAGGCAACCAAACCGATTACATTGGATAATTCAATCGGGCGACTTACTAGAATGGATGCCATTGGTGGCAAAGGGGTCAACGATTCGCTACTCGAAAATAACCGAATGAGAATGATTGCCTTAGAAAAAGCCCTATTGCGAATTGATACGCCATTTTACGGTAAATGCAAAAATTGCCGCGGTCCAATTGCTTACAATCGTTTGAAAGCAATCCCCGAGGCAACACATTGCAGTAATTGTAATACCTAA
- a CDS encoding response regulator transcription factor: MRILVVEDEKKVANFIKHGLEEERYIVETAQDGITGLEIAMNNHFDAILLDVMLPGKDGFTLLREMRDAGISTPVVMLTARGNVEDRVTGLDLGADDYLPKPFSFEELAARLRSILRRSSPEKTTKLRCGDLILDTVSHLAYRQGREIELTTKEYALMEYLMRNKNRILSRSTITQHVWKHNFDPESNIIDVYIKRLRSKIEKDDIKPIIQSIRGVGYRMREMTSDE, translated from the coding sequence ATGAGAATCCTTGTAGTTGAAGATGAAAAAAAAGTTGCTAACTTTATAAAGCACGGTTTAGAAGAGGAGCGTTATATAGTTGAAACTGCGCAGGACGGAATCACCGGACTTGAGATAGCCATGAATAACCATTTTGATGCCATTTTGCTCGATGTTATGTTGCCGGGCAAAGATGGATTCACACTTCTCAGAGAGATGAGAGATGCCGGAATTTCCACACCGGTCGTGATGTTAACCGCTCGCGGTAACGTCGAAGACCGAGTAACAGGCTTAGATTTGGGTGCAGATGATTATCTGCCCAAGCCATTCAGTTTCGAGGAGTTAGCTGCCAGATTACGCTCGATTTTGCGTCGGTCAAGTCCCGAAAAAACCACTAAACTCAGATGTGGAGACTTGATTCTCGATACAGTTTCCCATTTGGCATATCGTCAGGGTAGAGAAATTGAACTTACGACGAAAGAGTATGCTTTGATGGAGTATCTGATGCGAAACAAAAATCGAATCCTGAGCAGAAGCACTATCACTCAGCATGTTTGGAAACATAATTTCGACCCGGAATCAAACATCATTGATGTTTATATCAAAAGATTGCGTTCCAAAATCGAAAAAGACGACATCAAACCTATTATTCAAAGCATCAGAGGAGTTGGGTACAGAATGAGAGAAATGACTTCGGATGAATGA